A window of the Verrucomicrobiia bacterium genome harbors these coding sequences:
- a CDS encoding cation:proton antiporter — protein MAICIVAAWLFGIVGQLLRQPLILMYLLAGVVIGKLGLGMVSSAESIKTISDLGLILLLFMIGLEIDLKKILGAGKLITFTAISQIFGGFAFSAIFFWLLRTSMDNSLSIAYLIVASVLSSTVIIVKILYDKRELDTFAGRLTLGILVLQDLVAIVLLSIQPNLDDPQLSVFALSLGKAAFLIGAAFLISRFFLPPLFRSIARLPELVLVGAIGWCFWVSWMASNLGLSAEMGALVAGVALSTFPYTLDVSAKVTSLRDFFVTLFFVALGMAIPMPTFEILRGALIFCSILFVGRFITVFIPMLKMHCGHRASLLTSINLAQVSEFSLVIVALGLQYKHITEVTAGIVSYAFVIMAIFSTYLISNAEVVIRRLSTLLSDVNIDDLNEEGSTLNLHGGHPKVFLLGFSWSASSLLDDIRRKQPDLVRDLAVIDFNPQVTEGLKKRNVRVIYGDISQRDTLLHSGVDTAEIIVCTLPNSILKGTTNQKLVRMLREINPNAKIIMHAEYFADLPALYSSGASYVSVPRLTEAAELLEIIDAAGKDLLDEKRADQEAFVKKRDEVIP, from the coding sequence ATGGCGATATGCATCGTGGCCGCATGGCTGTTCGGCATCGTCGGCCAGTTGCTGCGGCAGCCGCTGATACTCATGTATCTGCTGGCGGGCGTCGTCATTGGTAAATTGGGTTTGGGCATGGTCAGCTCGGCGGAGTCCATCAAGACCATCTCCGATCTTGGACTTATTCTGCTGCTCTTCATGATCGGTCTGGAGATCGATCTGAAGAAGATCTTGGGCGCAGGTAAACTCATCACCTTCACGGCTATTTCACAGATATTCGGTGGCTTTGCGTTTTCAGCCATCTTCTTCTGGCTCCTGCGCACCTCGATGGATAACTCTCTGAGCATCGCCTACCTAATCGTGGCGAGCGTCCTCAGCAGCACCGTTATCATCGTCAAGATCCTCTACGATAAGCGCGAGCTCGATACCTTCGCCGGTCGCCTCACCCTAGGCATACTCGTCTTGCAAGACTTGGTCGCCATCGTCCTGCTCTCCATCCAGCCGAACTTGGACGACCCGCAACTCAGCGTTTTCGCCCTCTCCTTGGGTAAGGCCGCGTTCCTGATCGGTGCCGCATTCCTCATCAGCCGCTTCTTCCTGCCGCCGCTTTTCCGCAGCATCGCACGTTTGCCGGAATTGGTGCTGGTTGGTGCCATTGGCTGGTGCTTCTGGGTTTCGTGGATGGCCAGCAACCTCGGCCTGTCTGCTGAAATGGGTGCCTTGGTCGCCGGTGTCGCGCTCTCGACGTTCCCCTACACTTTGGATGTCTCCGCCAAGGTCACCAGCCTGCGCGATTTCTTCGTCACCCTCTTTTTCGTGGCGCTGGGCATGGCGATCCCGATGCCCACCTTCGAGATCCTGCGCGGCGCCCTCATCTTCTGCTCGATCCTGTTTGTGGGCCGTTTTATCACCGTCTTCATCCCCATGTTGAAGATGCATTGCGGCCATCGCGCGAGTTTGCTGACCTCCATCAACCTCGCTCAAGTCAGCGAATTCTCCCTCGTCATCGTCGCCTTGGGCCTGCAATACAAGCATATCACTGAAGTCACCGCGGGCATCGTCAGCTACGCCTTCGTGATCATGGCCATCTTCTCCACCTACCTCATCTCAAACGCTGAAGTCGTCATCCGCCGCCTAAGCACCTTGCTCAGTGATGTGAATATTGATGACCTGAACGAAGAAGGCTCCACGCTGAACCTGCACGGCGGCCATCCCAAGGTCTTCCTGCTCGGCTTCTCCTGGTCTGCCAGCTCGCTCTTGGATGACATTCGCCGTAAGCAACCTGACCTGGTTCGCGATCTCGCCGTCATCGACTTCAATCCGCAAGTGACCGAAGGCTTGAAGAAGCGCAATGTCCGCGTCATCTATGGTGACATCAGCCAGCGCGATACCTTGCTGCACTCCGGTGTGGACACCGCCGAGATCATCGTCTGCACCCTGCCGAACAGCATCCTGAAAGGCACCACGAACCAGAAGCTCGTGCGCATGCTCCGCGAGATCAATCCGAACGCGAAGATCATCATGCACGCCGAGTACTTCGCCGATCTCCCGGCGCTCTACTCCTCAGGCGCGAGCTATGTCAGCGTGCCCCGCCTAACCGAAGCCGCCGAATTGCTCGAAATCATCGATGCCGCTGGCAAAGACCTGCTGGATGAAAAACGTGCCGACCAGGAAGCCTTCGTCAAGAAACGCGACGAAGTCATCCCTTGA
- a CDS encoding class I SAM-dependent methyltransferase, which yields MLTRFFAFLLSFATVKKGLWRKWYDYLAGYQQVTEWTCMNYGYAGLPKAETTEIPSGLESERWCLQLYYHVASGAELAGKQALEVGSGRGGGAAFLKQSLGIANYTGVDYSDKAVALCRDRYASIHGLTFQQGDAEKLPCADTTFDAVINVESSHCYPDFPKFVSEVHRVLKPGGHFLYADFRDAVELGNWRTQLRNSGLEIVRETNITPNVLAALDRDDTRKQTLIQKLIPKWLLKPFQDFAGTKGSLVYRNFATGKMQYYSFVLRKK from the coding sequence GTGCTGACTCGTTTCTTCGCCTTCCTGCTGAGTTTCGCCACGGTCAAAAAAGGCCTGTGGCGGAAATGGTATGATTACCTGGCGGGCTACCAGCAGGTCACGGAATGGACCTGTATGAATTATGGCTACGCTGGATTGCCCAAAGCAGAAACAACCGAAATACCAAGCGGACTCGAATCCGAACGCTGGTGCTTGCAACTTTATTACCACGTAGCCAGCGGAGCAGAACTCGCAGGCAAACAGGCTCTCGAAGTCGGCAGTGGACGAGGTGGCGGCGCAGCGTTCCTAAAGCAATCCCTCGGAATCGCGAATTACACCGGCGTGGATTATTCAGATAAAGCCGTCGCACTCTGCCGTGACCGTTATGCATCCATCCATGGCCTGACCTTTCAGCAAGGAGACGCTGAGAAGCTACCGTGCGCAGATACGACCTTCGACGCCGTCATCAACGTCGAATCCTCCCATTGTTATCCTGATTTTCCTAAATTCGTGAGTGAAGTCCATCGCGTCCTTAAACCTGGCGGCCATTTCCTTTACGCCGATTTTCGCGATGCCGTAGAACTCGGCAACTGGCGCACGCAGTTACGGAACTCGGGTTTGGAGATCGTGCGAGAAACAAACATCACGCCCAATGTGCTCGCCGCCTTGGATCGTGATGACACTCGCAAACAAACGCTCATCCAAAAACTGATCCCGAAGTGGCTGTTAAAACCATTCCAAGATTTTGCGGGAACCAAGGGCTCTTTGGTTTATCGCAATTTCGCGACCGGAAAGATGCAGTATTACAGCTTTGTGCTACGGAAAAAGTAG
- a CDS encoding PSD1 and planctomycete cytochrome C domain-containing protein, whose protein sequence is MKHFSKRARWAVMALGALMLVPSLPANDVIKQQLEFYNTKIAPVLADKCYKCHSGSEDKVKGGLTLDTKEGMLRGGDTGPAVVPNNVEKSLLIRAIAYADDDLQMPPKEKLPSSVITDFVVWIKMGAPVPQSDGAKTAKGYKNAAAANHWAFKPVVKPSVPTVNAQQWVKNDIDNFILAKLEAKNMYPNKLADKRTLIRRATFDLTGLPPTPEEVKMFLEDNSSNAYEKLIDRLLASPQYGERWGRYWLDVARYADTKGEVNGQREDFHYPYAYTYRDYVIKAFNDDKPYDQFIMEQLAADRMNLKDKSSLAALGFITLGNRFDNQQNEIINDRIDTVTKGFQALTVACSRCHDHMFDPLPTEDYYALHGIFQSSTEPREKPLLADVNEKTPEYQAYTLQRAKLENDLLEFYRTDVEEFVGGLRKNAGMYLAIIEEVKGKPQSELGQLVRKYKLNQEAARLWQGIVNRSRRGNDPVMGPYHEFARLAEKDFAVKAKEISTRIAANADKRKPVNPFIANQFRGVYPTSMAQVAGIYGRAFTTVEARWQEVTARNPKAKALPDVNQEAVRMAVIPGGRNNEDPIDALRRALPRNLQGRETRLRSAISQLEGTHPGAPARAMAINDSESPKDSYVFIRGEAGSRGPVVPRRFLEIFSEGKQPFRDGSGRLELAKAIASKDNPLTARVMVNRIWMHHFGDGFVLTPDDFGTQSTPPSHPELLDYLANDFMANGWSVKAMHKKIMMSYTYQQSSENNAQFAQTDPYNRLLWRANIRRLEFEALRDSLLAMGDKLDKSMGGKPVNLMSEPYSTRRTVYGYIDRARLPEVMNNFDFANPDITTGKRYETIVPQQSLFMMNSPLVVEQARNLTERKDFKALDEDDDRIKLLYELIFQRLPSETEIKLGMAFLNSTPATDVVPVVAKVQEVAQANPKGKGKGKAKGGDRQAPAAKAAPKTLGAWDKYAHALLQTNEATFVN, encoded by the coding sequence ATGAAACATTTTTCCAAGAGAGCGCGGTGGGCAGTCATGGCACTCGGTGCCTTGATGCTGGTGCCGTCGTTGCCCGCGAATGACGTGATCAAGCAGCAGCTTGAGTTTTACAACACGAAGATCGCGCCGGTATTGGCGGACAAATGTTACAAGTGTCACAGCGGCTCTGAGGACAAGGTGAAGGGCGGTCTCACTCTGGATACGAAGGAGGGGATGTTGCGCGGTGGTGATACGGGGCCGGCCGTAGTGCCGAACAATGTGGAGAAGAGTTTGCTCATCCGGGCGATCGCCTATGCGGATGATGATCTGCAGATGCCACCGAAGGAAAAGCTGCCGAGCAGTGTGATCACGGATTTTGTGGTGTGGATCAAAATGGGTGCGCCGGTGCCGCAAAGTGACGGGGCCAAAACGGCGAAGGGCTACAAGAATGCAGCGGCGGCGAATCATTGGGCATTCAAGCCGGTGGTCAAGCCGAGCGTGCCGACGGTGAATGCACAGCAGTGGGTGAAGAATGATATAGATAATTTCATCCTCGCCAAGCTGGAGGCGAAGAACATGTATCCGAACAAGCTCGCGGATAAGCGGACGCTCATTCGCCGTGCGACGTTTGACCTAACAGGTTTGCCGCCGACGCCAGAGGAAGTGAAGATGTTCCTTGAAGATAATTCTTCCAATGCATATGAGAAACTCATCGACCGTTTGCTGGCGTCTCCGCAATACGGTGAGCGTTGGGGACGCTATTGGCTCGACGTGGCGCGTTATGCGGATACGAAAGGCGAAGTGAACGGGCAACGGGAGGATTTTCATTATCCATATGCATACACGTATCGGGATTACGTGATCAAAGCGTTCAATGACGACAAGCCGTATGACCAGTTCATCATGGAGCAGCTCGCGGCGGACCGGATGAACTTGAAAGACAAGTCATCGCTGGCAGCGCTGGGTTTCATCACGTTGGGCAATCGCTTCGACAATCAACAGAACGAGATCATCAATGACCGCATCGATACGGTGACGAAAGGATTTCAAGCGCTGACGGTGGCATGCTCGCGCTGTCATGATCATATGTTTGATCCGTTGCCGACGGAGGATTACTACGCGTTGCACGGCATCTTCCAGAGTTCCACGGAGCCGAGAGAGAAACCTCTGCTGGCAGATGTGAATGAGAAGACGCCGGAGTATCAGGCGTATACGTTGCAACGCGCGAAGCTGGAGAATGATCTGCTGGAGTTTTACCGGACAGATGTGGAGGAGTTCGTCGGCGGTCTGCGCAAGAACGCGGGCATGTATCTGGCGATCATCGAAGAGGTGAAAGGCAAACCGCAAAGTGAACTGGGCCAGCTCGTCCGCAAGTATAAGCTGAACCAGGAGGCAGCGCGGTTGTGGCAGGGAATCGTGAACCGTTCGCGGCGTGGCAATGATCCGGTGATGGGGCCGTATCATGAATTCGCACGGCTTGCGGAAAAAGATTTTGCGGTGAAGGCAAAAGAGATTTCCACGCGCATCGCGGCGAATGCGGACAAGCGCAAACCGGTCAATCCATTCATTGCGAATCAATTTCGTGGGGTGTATCCAACCTCGATGGCGCAGGTGGCGGGGATTTATGGTCGTGCATTCACGACGGTGGAAGCGCGCTGGCAGGAAGTGACGGCACGTAATCCAAAGGCGAAGGCGTTGCCGGATGTGAATCAGGAAGCAGTGCGTATGGCGGTGATCCCGGGAGGGCGAAATAACGAAGACCCGATCGATGCGCTGCGGCGTGCGTTGCCGAGAAATTTGCAAGGCCGCGAAACGCGGTTACGTTCGGCGATCTCGCAATTGGAAGGCACGCATCCGGGCGCTCCGGCGCGCGCGATGGCGATCAATGACAGCGAGAGTCCGAAGGATTCGTATGTATTCATCCGTGGTGAGGCGGGGAGTCGCGGGCCAGTGGTGCCCCGACGTTTCCTGGAGATTTTCAGTGAGGGCAAACAACCGTTCCGCGATGGCAGCGGGAGGTTGGAATTAGCGAAGGCAATCGCGTCGAAGGACAATCCTTTGACGGCGCGAGTGATGGTGAATCGCATCTGGATGCATCACTTCGGCGATGGGTTTGTGCTGACGCCGGATGATTTCGGCACGCAAAGCACGCCACCGAGCCATCCGGAATTACTGGATTACCTGGCAAATGACTTCATGGCGAACGGGTGGTCCGTGAAGGCGATGCATAAGAAGATAATGATGTCCTACACGTATCAGCAGAGCAGCGAGAACAATGCGCAGTTCGCGCAGACCGATCCGTATAACCGGTTGCTCTGGCGCGCGAACATCCGGCGGTTGGAGTTCGAGGCGTTGCGTGATTCGTTGCTGGCGATGGGTGACAAGCTGGACAAGTCGATGGGCGGCAAGCCGGTGAACTTGATGAGCGAGCCTTACTCCACGCGCCGCACGGTGTATGGATATATTGATCGCGCGCGGTTGCCGGAAGTGATGAACAATTTTGATTTCGCGAACCCGGACATCACCACGGGCAAGCGTTATGAGACGATCGTGCCGCAGCAATCGCTCTTCATGATGAACAGCCCGCTGGTAGTCGAGCAGGCGCGTAATCTGACGGAGCGGAAAGACTTCAAGGCGTTGGATGAAGATGATGATCGCATCAAACTGTTGTATGAATTGATCTTCCAGCGCTTGCCGTCAGAGACGGAGATCAAGCTGGGGATGGCGTTTCTGAACAGCACGCCGGCGACGGATGTGGTGCCGGTGGTGGCAAAGGTGCAGGAAGTGGCGCAGGCGAATCCCAAGGGCAAAGGTAAAGGCAAGGCGAAGGGCGGGGATCGTCAGGCACCGGCAGCGAAAGCAGCGCCGAAGACTTTGGGTGCATGGGACAAGTATGCACACGCGCTGTTGCAGACGAATGAGGCGACGTTTGTGAACTGA
- a CDS encoding sulfatase, whose protein sequence is MSTLSRRTALVALIASAFVFGLKNQSYAATKKHPNVVFVLTDDQRWDTISISGKSTHLKTPNIDRLGQEGVYFKNAFCTTSLCSPSRASILSGVYAHAHGVVNNFTEYPADMVSFPRRLHDAGYETAYIGKWHMGEDNDEKRPGFDYFATHKGQGKYFDTEFNVDGTRKVLPGYYTHVVTDLALNWLKDRKDKPFLLMLGHKAPHSFYFPEAKYSNSFNHVRIPYPDTAFHLENKPTWVKQRISTWHGIYGPLFEWRKNFPDSSPEGVAAFENMTRAYWGTILSVDDSVGQLYQQLKEMGELDNTLFIFTGDNGLLNGEHGMVDKRTAHEPSIRVPLVVRYPGLTKTPKVIEQQVLTLDFAPSILDICGVEGINGIHGKSWKPLVKGNAKDWRTAWYYEYNYEKQFPYTPNVRAIRTDNWKYIRYPHGDGSPDKHKEELYDLKSDPDEAVNLIHEGLFRRKVLELRAELDKLIQSAGANPDRMPMDEGIKGELPDQKIR, encoded by the coding sequence TTGAGCACATTATCTCGCCGGACAGCTTTGGTCGCGTTGATCGCCTCAGCTTTCGTTTTTGGTTTGAAGAATCAAAGTTACGCCGCCACCAAGAAACATCCGAATGTCGTTTTCGTGCTTACGGATGATCAGCGGTGGGATACCATCAGCATCTCGGGCAAGAGTACACACCTGAAGACGCCGAATATAGATCGGCTGGGGCAGGAAGGCGTGTATTTTAAGAATGCGTTCTGCACCACCTCGCTTTGCTCACCGAGCCGTGCATCCATCTTGAGCGGTGTGTATGCGCACGCACATGGGGTGGTGAATAATTTCACGGAGTATCCGGCGGATATGGTGAGTTTTCCGCGTCGCCTGCATGATGCGGGGTATGAGACGGCCTACATCGGCAAGTGGCACATGGGTGAGGACAATGATGAGAAGCGGCCGGGCTTTGATTACTTTGCCACTCATAAAGGACAGGGGAAGTATTTCGATACGGAATTCAATGTGGATGGCACACGCAAGGTGCTGCCGGGCTATTACACGCATGTAGTGACGGACTTGGCGCTCAACTGGTTGAAGGATCGGAAAGATAAACCGTTTCTGCTGATGCTCGGTCACAAAGCACCGCACAGTTTTTATTTTCCCGAAGCGAAATACAGCAACAGTTTCAACCATGTGCGCATCCCTTACCCGGATACGGCATTTCATTTGGAGAACAAGCCGACGTGGGTGAAGCAGCGCATCAGCACTTGGCACGGCATCTACGGGCCGCTCTTTGAATGGCGGAAGAATTTCCCAGACAGTTCGCCGGAAGGTGTGGCGGCGTTTGAGAACATGACGCGTGCGTATTGGGGCACGATCCTTTCTGTGGATGACAGCGTGGGCCAGCTTTATCAACAGCTCAAAGAGATGGGTGAGTTGGATAACACTCTCTTCATCTTCACAGGCGATAATGGACTGCTCAACGGCGAGCATGGCATGGTGGACAAGCGTACAGCGCATGAGCCAAGCATCCGTGTGCCGTTGGTGGTGCGCTATCCCGGTTTGACGAAGACGCCGAAGGTGATCGAGCAGCAGGTGCTCACGTTGGATTTCGCGCCGTCCATTTTGGATATCTGCGGGGTGGAAGGGATCAATGGCATCCATGGCAAATCTTGGAAACCATTGGTGAAAGGTAATGCGAAAGATTGGCGCACGGCGTGGTATTACGAATACAACTACGAGAAGCAGTTTCCATATACGCCGAACGTGCGTGCCATCCGCACGGATAACTGGAAGTACATCCGGTATCCGCATGGCGATGGCAGCCCGGACAAGCACAAGGAAGAACTCTACGACTTGAAATCAGATCCCGATGAAGCGGTGAATCTCATTCACGAAGGGTTGTTCAGACGCAAGGTGCTGGAACTGCGTGCGGAACTGGACAAGCTGATCCAATCAGCGGGCGCGAATCCGGATCGGATGCCGATGGATGAAGGCATCAAGGGCGAGTTGCCGGATCAGAAGATCAGGTAA
- a CDS encoding gamma carbonic anhydrase family protein: protein MEKLNGQLDTFLRKQPRLGKDVYIAKSAVVLGDVTLGDNSSVWYNATVRGDINRIEIGHHSNIQDNAVLHLADDFPCIIGNYVTVGHSAIVHACTVGDECLIGMGTTILDGAVIGEQSIIGANALITQGTVIPPGSMVVGSPGKVKRPLTNEERAGLKYWAEKYVWNSAYCLKNGINVGEPLST from the coding sequence ATGGAAAAACTGAACGGACAGCTCGATACTTTTTTGCGCAAGCAGCCGCGCTTGGGAAAAGATGTGTATATTGCGAAGAGCGCGGTGGTGCTCGGCGATGTCACGCTCGGTGATAATTCCAGTGTGTGGTATAACGCCACCGTTCGGGGCGATATCAACCGCATTGAAATCGGCCATCACTCGAATATCCAAGATAACGCCGTCCTCCACCTCGCGGATGATTTCCCGTGCATCATCGGTAACTATGTCACCGTGGGCCATTCCGCCATCGTACACGCCTGCACCGTCGGTGATGAATGCCTTATCGGCATGGGCACAACAATCCTCGATGGCGCAGTGATCGGCGAACAATCCATTATCGGCGCGAATGCCCTTATCACCCAAGGCACCGTGATCCCGCCTGGATCCATGGTCGTCGGCTCACCAGGAAAAGTGAAACGCCCTCTGACCAACGAAGAACGCGCCGGTCTGAAATATTGGGCTGAGAAATACGTATGGAACTCCGCTTACTGCCTGAAGAATGGAATTAACGTCGGCGAACCTTTATCAACGTGA
- a CDS encoding inositol monophosphatase family protein codes for MKPSELKRALKTAVIASHAAGALMRKNLGSKKVINEATQHDIKLELDVRCQKLIEKTLQQAFPSIAILGEEGTLGDINAEYRWVVDPIDGTVNFTYGLPHACVSIALQKRGETAKERKQSGYPDGYTTIVGVVFDPFTNDLWTAIKGQQTQLNGKKVSVSERTKLKESIVAMGFAKYESTLAKMLPVFNKLVSRVRKIRIMGAAALSMTYVSNGRMDAYKEYGVRLWDIAAGGLIVECAGGEFWRQPVDDQHGYEIVVSNGKLRKQIEAD; via the coding sequence ATGAAGCCGTCTGAACTGAAACGTGCCCTGAAAACCGCCGTCATCGCCTCCCACGCCGCCGGAGCTTTGATGCGCAAAAACCTTGGCTCCAAGAAAGTCATCAACGAAGCCACCCAGCACGATATCAAGCTGGAGTTGGACGTGCGCTGCCAGAAGCTCATCGAGAAGACACTGCAGCAAGCTTTCCCCTCTATCGCCATCTTGGGTGAGGAAGGCACCTTGGGCGACATCAATGCCGAATATCGCTGGGTCGTGGACCCGATCGATGGCACCGTGAATTTCACCTACGGCCTGCCACACGCCTGCGTTTCCATCGCTTTGCAAAAACGCGGTGAGACAGCCAAGGAACGCAAACAAAGTGGTTACCCCGATGGCTACACCACGATTGTGGGCGTGGTATTCGATCCCTTCACCAACGATCTCTGGACCGCCATCAAAGGCCAGCAAACGCAGCTTAACGGCAAAAAAGTTTCCGTCAGTGAACGCACCAAGCTCAAAGAAAGCATCGTCGCCATGGGCTTTGCGAAATACGAGAGCACGCTCGCGAAGATGCTCCCCGTTTTTAATAAGCTCGTTTCTCGCGTCCGTAAGATCCGCATCATGGGCGCTGCCGCGCTTTCCATGACCTACGTTTCCAACGGCCGCATGGATGCTTATAAGGAATACGGCGTGCGCCTCTGGGACATTGCTGCGGGCGGACTCATCGTGGAATGCGCCGGTGGTGAATTCTGGCGTCAACCAGTTGATGACCAGCACGGCTACGAAATCGTCGTCAGCAACGGCAAGCTGAGGAAGCAAATCGAGGCGGATTAA
- a CDS encoding MBL fold metallo-hydrolase, translating into MSDGNGQHNKVHEPYRPTRRIPRSLKDLTPGNHFNPRTFFHEMVWKALLTPRSGGHRKPEFPTLKNGEVALTWIGHASFLVQFNDLNALVDPNFANWIFLLKRLKHAGVKIEDLPPIDLVLLTHAHFDHFHRPSLKKLPHPKMAVMPWGMAPLAKGLGFGSVVELKWWESYQKGDWKVTLVPSKHWGARTLHDHHRGYGGFILEHQGRKVYHAGDSAYFEGFREIGERCTPEIALLPIGAYYPDSFRKTHMGPDDAVQVFLDLKAKWLVPMHYGTFKLSFEDMNEPPRWMKELCNQRGLNDHLRFLEEGYPAVF; encoded by the coding sequence ATGAGTGACGGAAACGGCCAGCATAATAAGGTGCACGAGCCATATCGTCCTACGCGACGCATTCCGCGTTCGTTGAAGGACCTGACTCCGGGCAATCATTTCAATCCCCGCACATTTTTTCATGAGATGGTGTGGAAGGCTCTGCTCACGCCACGCTCAGGTGGGCACCGAAAGCCCGAGTTCCCTACATTGAAGAATGGAGAGGTCGCGCTCACTTGGATCGGCCACGCATCGTTCCTCGTGCAATTCAACGATCTCAATGCGCTTGTTGATCCGAATTTCGCGAACTGGATTTTTCTCCTCAAACGACTGAAGCATGCGGGTGTGAAGATCGAGGACTTGCCGCCGATCGATCTCGTATTGCTGACGCACGCACACTTCGATCACTTCCATCGTCCGTCACTCAAGAAGTTGCCGCATCCGAAAATGGCGGTGATGCCGTGGGGCATGGCACCGCTGGCGAAGGGATTGGGTTTCGGGAGTGTGGTGGAATTGAAATGGTGGGAGAGTTATCAGAAAGGTGACTGGAAAGTGACGCTGGTGCCGAGCAAGCATTGGGGCGCGCGCACACTTCACGATCATCATCGCGGCTACGGTGGATTTATTTTGGAACATCAGGGGCGCAAAGTGTATCACGCAGGAGACAGCGCCTACTTCGAGGGCTTCCGTGAGATCGGTGAGCGATGCACGCCGGAGATCGCGTTGCTGCCCATCGGTGCGTACTACCCGGATTCATTCCGGAAAACGCACATGGGACCGGATGATGCGGTGCAAGTCTTCCTGGATCTGAAAGCGAAATGGCTGGTGCCGATGCACTATGGCACGTTCAAACTTTCCTTTGAGGATATGAACGAGCCGCCGCGCTGGATGAAAGAGCTCTGCAATCAGAGGGGCTTGAATGATCACCTCAGATTTTTGGAAGAGGGATATCCGGCGGTGTTTTGA